One genomic segment of Thermus oshimai DSM 12092 includes these proteins:
- a CDS encoding tautomerase family protein: protein MVVLKVTLLEGRSMEKKRELVKRLTEAAARHLKEPQEEIRVILYEVRRDQWAAGGVLFSDKEGG, encoded by the coding sequence GTGGTGGTGCTCAAGGTGACGCTTCTGGAGGGCCGCTCTATGGAAAAGAAACGGGAGCTGGTGAAAAGGCTCACCGAGGCCGCGGCCCGGCACCTGAAGGAACCCCAGGAGGAGATCCGGGTCATCCTCTACGAGGTTCGCCGCGACCAGTGGGCCGCCGGGGGGGTGCTCTTCAGCGACAAGGAGGGAGGATGA
- a CDS encoding tripartite tricarboxylate transporter TctB family protein, translating to MTDRGWEACGALLALVLGGAALVLARGLPQMEGGYPGPALFPSLLGGILVASSLGLLWAGRPWSRGGGGSGWLPGVLGALAGLGAAPFLLKAWGLVATAGLLTLWAGVLLKGRGWAVLLASGVVASFVYAFFVRLLGVHG from the coding sequence ATGACCGATCGGGGTTGGGAAGCCTGCGGAGCCCTTTTGGCCCTGGTCCTGGGCGGGGCGGCCCTGGTCCTGGCCCGGGGCCTTCCCCAGATGGAGGGGGGTTACCCCGGACCGGCCCTTTTCCCCAGCCTGCTGGGGGGGATCCTGGTGGCCTCCAGCCTGGGCCTACTCTGGGCCGGGCGCCCATGGTCCCGGGGAGGAGGGGGGTCCGGTTGGCTTCCAGGGGTCCTGGGGGCCCTGGCGGGGCTGGGGGCGGCCCCCTTCCTCCTTAAGGCCTGGGGGCTGGTGGCCACCGCCGGCCTCCTCACCCTTTGGGCGGGGGTTCTCCTTAAGGGGAGGGGGTGGGCGGTGCTCCTGGCCTCGGGGGTGGTGGCCTCCTTCGTTTACGCCTTCTTTGTGAGGCTTTTGGGGGTGCACGGGTGA
- a CDS encoding 2-keto-4-pentenoate hydratase, whose amino-acid sequence MTEAFAEELERAWREGKPIEPLSERGLRGLEAAYRVQEAWNALRLRAGDRVVGRKIGLTSKAVQQQLGVDQPDFGNLWESRFFGQGVRLEASSDPFLQPRVEGELAFLIGKPIQGPHATPQEVLAKTEALAFALEIVDSRIRDWRIRLEDTVADNASFGGFVLLPWERKLLEEDLSTLGLALYKNGELQVQGTGAACLGHPARAVAWLANTLSGFGLRLEPGDIVLSGAWAPVVPVGPGDLVHLTATGGRALALRFS is encoded by the coding sequence TTGACCGAAGCCTTTGCCGAGGAGCTGGAACGGGCCTGGCGGGAGGGGAAGCCCATAGAGCCCCTCTCGGAGCGGGGCCTTAGGGGCCTCGAGGCCGCCTACCGGGTGCAGGAGGCCTGGAACGCCCTGCGCCTGAGGGCGGGGGACCGGGTGGTGGGGCGGAAGATCGGCCTCACCTCCAAGGCGGTGCAGCAGCAGCTCGGGGTGGACCAGCCGGACTTCGGGAACCTCTGGGAAAGCCGCTTCTTCGGCCAGGGGGTGCGCCTCGAGGCCTCAAGCGACCCCTTCCTCCAGCCCCGGGTGGAGGGGGAGCTGGCCTTCCTCATCGGCAAGCCCATCCAGGGCCCCCACGCCACGCCCCAGGAGGTCCTGGCCAAGACGGAGGCCCTGGCCTTCGCCCTGGAGATCGTGGACTCCCGCATCCGGGACTGGAGGATCCGCCTGGAGGACACCGTGGCCGACAACGCCTCCTTTGGGGGCTTCGTCCTCCTCCCCTGGGAGAGGAAGCTCCTGGAGGAGGACCTCTCCACCCTGGGCCTGGCCCTCTACAAGAACGGGGAACTCCAGGTCCAGGGCACGGGGGCGGCCTGCCTGGGCCACCCGGCGCGGGCGGTGGCCTGGCTGGCCAACACCCTCTCGGGCTTTGGCCTGAGGCTGGAGCCGGGGGACATCGTCCTCTCCGGGGCCTGGGCGCCGGTGGTGCCCGTGGGTCCGGGGGACCTGGTCCACCTCACGGCCACGGGGGGAA
- a CDS encoding catechol 2,3-dioxygenase: MEGFDVVQLAHAEIYTPNPEGTLWFFTEVLGLEETAREGQSVYLRAYEDWYHHTLKVTEAKEAGLGHIAWRTASQEALERRVRAIEALGLGEGWTEDLGHGPAYRFRTPDGHRMELLFEVAYYEAPPEKRSKLKNRPSKRPLRGIPVRRLDHVNCLCSEVTPNRRFFQEVLGFKLREQKVRGEGEELGAWLSVSPLVHEIGLMRDATGAKGRFHHIAFWYGYPQHLLDLADLLVEYDVRIEAGPGKHGTTQAYFMYVFEPGGTRVELFGDTGYLIFDPTWKTVVWDVTNVNDLEKSTIWFGGQLPETFYTYGTPPLKATEPVS; the protein is encoded by the coding sequence ATGGAAGGGTTTGATGTGGTCCAGCTGGCGCACGCGGAGATCTACACCCCCAACCCCGAGGGCACGCTTTGGTTTTTCACGGAGGTCTTGGGCCTGGAGGAAACCGCCCGGGAGGGCCAGTCCGTCTACCTTAGGGCTTACGAGGACTGGTACCACCACACCCTGAAGGTTACCGAGGCCAAGGAGGCGGGCTTAGGCCACATCGCCTGGCGCACGGCTTCCCAGGAGGCCCTGGAGCGTCGGGTGCGGGCCATAGAGGCCTTGGGGCTTGGGGAGGGGTGGACGGAGGACCTGGGCCACGGGCCCGCCTACCGCTTCCGCACCCCGGACGGGCACCGGATGGAGCTCCTCTTTGAGGTGGCCTACTACGAGGCCCCTCCGGAGAAGCGGAGCAAGCTCAAAAACCGCCCCTCCAAGAGGCCCCTTCGGGGCATCCCCGTGCGGCGGCTGGACCACGTGAACTGCCTGTGCTCCGAGGTCACCCCCAACCGGCGCTTCTTCCAGGAGGTCCTGGGCTTCAAGCTCCGGGAGCAGAAGGTGCGGGGGGAGGGGGAGGAGCTTGGGGCCTGGCTTTCCGTAAGCCCCCTGGTCCACGAGATCGGGCTTATGCGGGACGCCACCGGCGCCAAGGGGCGCTTCCACCACATCGCCTTCTGGTACGGTTACCCCCAGCACCTCCTAGACCTGGCCGACCTTCTGGTGGAGTACGACGTGCGCATCGAGGCCGGCCCCGGCAAGCACGGCACCACCCAGGCCTACTTCATGTACGTCTTTGAGCCCGGGGGGACCCGGGTGGAGCTTTTCGGGGACACGGGCTACCTGATCTTTGACCCCACCTGGAAGACGGTGGTCTGGGACGTGACCAACGTGAACGACCTGGAGAAGAGCACCATCTGGTTCGGCGGCCAGCTTCCGGAAACCTTCTACACCTACGGGACGCCCCCCTTGAAGGCCACCGAACCGGTAAGCTAG
- a CDS encoding IclR family transcriptional regulator, which translates to MLGTVQKVGEVLELFTREHPEWGVTEVARALGIPKSSAHALLATLSQIGLLKRGREGRYRLGFRVLALAHVLLSTSSWREEARKAMEELVARFGETTHLAVLECGRVVYVEKLEGTRAVKVATTGIGVELPAHCSAVGKVLLAHRPWEEVLSIVEARGLPALTPNTITTLDELKTELQAVRERGYAYDIEEAVPELCCVAAPIRDHTGEVIAALSLSVPFYRFQERKEEYRRAVLEATRTVSERLGHLEEAWTRSRSRF; encoded by the coding sequence ATGCTCGGAACGGTGCAGAAGGTCGGCGAGGTCCTGGAACTCTTCACCCGGGAGCATCCGGAGTGGGGGGTTACGGAGGTGGCCCGGGCCCTGGGCATCCCCAAGTCCAGCGCCCATGCCCTCCTGGCCACCCTAAGCCAGATCGGCCTCCTCAAACGGGGCCGGGAGGGGCGCTACCGGCTGGGCTTCCGGGTCCTGGCCCTGGCCCACGTGCTCCTCTCCACCAGCTCCTGGCGGGAAGAGGCCAGGAAGGCCATGGAGGAGCTGGTGGCCCGCTTCGGCGAGACCACCCACCTGGCGGTGCTGGAGTGCGGCCGGGTGGTCTACGTGGAGAAGCTGGAGGGCACCCGGGCGGTGAAGGTGGCCACCACGGGGATCGGGGTGGAGCTCCCCGCCCACTGCAGCGCGGTGGGCAAGGTCCTCCTGGCCCACCGGCCCTGGGAGGAGGTCCTTAGCATCGTGGAGGCGCGGGGCCTGCCGGCCCTCACCCCCAACACCATCACCACCCTGGACGAGCTCAAGACCGAGCTCCAGGCGGTGCGGGAACGGGGGTACGCCTACGACATCGAGGAGGCCGTGCCCGAGCTCTGCTGCGTGGCCGCCCCCATCCGGGACCACACGGGGGAGGTCATCGCCGCCTTAAGCCTCTCCGTTCCCTTCTACCGCTTCCAGGAGCGCAAGGAGGAGTACCGTAGGGCCGTCCTGGAGGCCACCCGCACCGTTTCCGAACGCCTGGGCCACCTGGAGGAGGCATGGACAAGGTCAAGGTCGCGATTCTAG
- a CDS encoding tripartite tricarboxylate transporter permease translates to MSLFSPETLLALLLGSLYGAFFGAVPGLTATLALSLAIPFLLFTGPEVAMAALIGISATAIFAGDIGSILVRLPGTPASAAYTEEIHELAQKRSPSLALGLSALPSAVGSLVGLLFLIVGSLGLVWLARQFSSFEYFWLVLLGIVSGVLATPNVFKALIAFGLGMLLATVGYDPALGHPRFTLGRPELLGGINFIVALIAFFGVSEVLEYLYRKERGAGRPSIPLAASLRAYFLEPLLEAWRFRGALLRSSLLGTFVGFLPGAGSDIAAWVTSNLARLRKAPKEEVVLSGASANNAAVAGAWIPAMALGLPGDTLTAILLGMFLAFGITPGPDLFKNHAPLVFQIYGAFFLVSALLMPLVGYLSTFLVRAILQVPREVLMAVVLALCAVGAYAVNNNPFDLYLLAALGALGFVLRRGGFPLGQVVLGMVLGPLLEQHFMTSMIKTHWNLFSFFERPLAVLLALVNLGLLVALPLLRYRQALRLRAMEERLHPGD, encoded by the coding sequence GTGAGCCTCTTCAGCCCCGAGACCCTCCTAGCCCTGCTCCTCGGCTCCCTTTACGGGGCCTTCTTCGGGGCCGTTCCCGGCCTCACCGCCACCTTGGCCCTAAGCCTGGCCATCCCCTTCCTGCTCTTTACGGGCCCGGAGGTGGCCATGGCGGCCCTTATCGGGATCAGCGCCACGGCCATCTTCGCGGGGGACATCGGGTCCATCCTGGTGCGCCTGCCCGGTACCCCGGCCTCCGCCGCCTACACGGAGGAGATCCACGAGCTGGCCCAGAAGCGCTCCCCTTCCTTGGCCCTGGGCCTTTCCGCCCTTCCCAGCGCCGTGGGGAGCCTGGTCGGGCTCCTCTTCCTCATCGTGGGTTCGCTGGGGCTGGTCTGGCTGGCGCGCCAGTTCTCCTCGTTCGAGTACTTCTGGCTGGTCCTTTTGGGCATCGTCAGCGGCGTCTTGGCCACCCCCAACGTCTTCAAGGCCCTTATCGCCTTTGGGCTGGGCATGCTCCTGGCCACGGTGGGGTACGACCCGGCCCTGGGCCATCCCCGCTTCACCCTGGGCCGCCCCGAGCTCCTGGGGGGCATCAACTTCATCGTGGCCCTCATCGCCTTTTTTGGGGTCAGCGAGGTGCTGGAGTACCTTTACCGCAAGGAGCGGGGGGCAGGACGCCCTTCCATCCCTCTGGCCGCCAGCCTCCGGGCTTACTTTCTGGAGCCGCTCCTCGAGGCCTGGAGGTTCCGCGGGGCCTTGCTCCGCTCCTCCCTCCTGGGCACCTTTGTGGGCTTCCTGCCCGGGGCGGGCTCGGACATCGCCGCCTGGGTCACCAGCAACCTGGCCCGCCTGCGGAAGGCCCCGAAGGAGGAAGTGGTCCTGAGCGGGGCCAGCGCCAACAACGCCGCCGTGGCGGGGGCCTGGATCCCCGCCATGGCGTTGGGGCTTCCCGGGGATACCCTCACCGCCATCCTGCTGGGCATGTTCCTGGCCTTTGGGATCACCCCCGGCCCGGACCTCTTTAAGAACCACGCCCCCTTGGTCTTCCAGATCTACGGGGCTTTTTTCCTGGTCAGCGCCCTTCTCATGCCCCTGGTGGGGTACCTGAGCACCTTTCTCGTCCGGGCCATCCTGCAGGTGCCCCGGGAGGTGCTCATGGCCGTGGTCCTGGCCCTTTGTGCGGTGGGGGCCTACGCCGTGAACAACAACCCCTTCGACCTCTACCTCCTTGCCGCCTTGGGGGCCCTGGGCTTTGTCCTCCGGCGGGGCGGCTTCCCCCTGGGCCAGGTGGTCCTGGGTATGGTCCTGGGGCCCCTTCTGGAGCAGCACTTCATGACCAGCATGATCAAGACCCACTGGAACCTTTTTAGCTTCTTTGAGCGCCCTCTGGCCGTCCTCCTGGCCCTGGTGAACCTGGGGCTTCTGGTGGCCCTACCTCTGCTTCGCTACCGCCAGGCCCTGCGGCTTCGGGCCATGGAGGAGCGGCTCCATCCGGGGGACTAG
- a CDS encoding carboxymuconolactone decarboxylase family protein, translating into MAELPLRMPLEELERLRDRYRELIGFVPPRIQARTDLLARLDPETLRLQEELRARLMYPPCFDVKTAQLMLFGMLLMDLSDAARLHAIAARRAGATYEELSAVVGLAFLFRGLPAANRGAEVIQEILRMEEEGRL; encoded by the coding sequence GTGGCGGAGTTGCCCCTCAGGATGCCTTTGGAAGAGCTGGAGCGCCTCCGGGACCGGTACCGGGAACTCATCGGCTTCGTCCCCCCTAGGATCCAGGCGCGGACGGATCTCCTCGCCCGCCTGGACCCGGAAACCCTGAGGCTACAGGAGGAGCTCCGGGCCCGGCTCATGTACCCCCCCTGCTTTGACGTGAAGACGGCCCAGCTCATGCTCTTCGGCATGCTCCTCATGGACCTGTCCGACGCCGCCCGGCTCCACGCCATCGCCGCCCGGCGGGCGGGGGCCACCTACGAGGAGCTTTCCGCGGTGGTGGGCCTAGCCTTTCTCTTCCGGGGCCTCCCCGCGGCCAACCGAGGGGCCGAGGTCATCCAGGAGATCCTGCGCATGGAGGAGGAAGGGAGGCTTTAG
- a CDS encoding 2-keto-4-pentenoate hydratase translates to MSLREAVRKAREEGKPIPGGRDWGVGLEEAYRIQEALFPGPLVGYKLGLVSPAKQAQMGLKSPIYGRVHPGMLLEGVRLSAFLQPRAEPEVALVLKEDLPPGAPPGEAGRAIGGFFLAVDLLDSVWEGYRFTAAEVVADNASGGGFLLGLRRMEAPPRGNLALYLNGRLLSEGPVAALGDPVERLLWLAGTVGGLRAGQVVFLGSPAPAVPLTEEGTLEVHSEAGVMVAPVRRE, encoded by the coding sequence ATGAGCCTGAGGGAGGCGGTGCGAAAGGCGCGGGAAGAAGGAAAGCCTATCCCCGGGGGGCGGGACTGGGGGGTGGGCCTGGAGGAGGCCTACCGCATCCAGGAGGCCCTCTTCCCGGGGCCCCTCGTGGGGTACAAGCTGGGCCTGGTCTCCCCCGCCAAGCAGGCGCAGATGGGCCTAAAGAGCCCCATCTACGGCCGGGTCCACCCGGGGATGCTCCTGGAGGGGGTTCGGCTTTCCGCCTTCCTCCAGCCGCGGGCGGAGCCCGAGGTGGCCCTGGTCCTGAAGGAGGACCTGCCCCCAGGGGCACCCCCTGGGGAGGCGGGGCGGGCCATCGGCGGGTTCTTCCTGGCGGTGGACCTCCTGGACTCCGTCTGGGAGGGGTACCGCTTCACTGCGGCGGAGGTGGTGGCGGACAACGCCTCCGGGGGCGGCTTCCTCCTGGGCCTTAGGCGGATGGAGGCTCCCCCCAGGGGGAACCTGGCCCTCTACCTAAACGGCCGCCTCCTCTCCGAGGGCCCCGTGGCCGCCCTGGGGGACCCGGTGGAACGGCTCCTCTGGCTTGCGGGGACGGTGGGAGGGCTAAGGGCGGGGCAGGTGGTCTTCCTGGGAAGCCCAGCCCCCGCCGTGCCCCTCACGGAGGAAGGGACCTTGGAAGTCCATAGCGAAGCCGGGGTGATGGTGGCCCCGGTGCGGAGGGAGTAG
- a CDS encoding aldehyde dehydrogenase — translation MVEPKLYKETLERLKALGFPFELPLEVTHYIGGEFVKGENPFPVIYPATGEVIGSAPEGRAKEVDLAVEAAHRAFQSWGKMPPSERRPYLRRFAEKIREYRPVFEVLESLDVGRPIRENRLGYVDRMANNIEFFADFAVTHGSEAYPMENGYINYVLRFPVGVAALITPWNMPSMLATWKIGPTLAFGNTAVLKPAEFTPLGAWLLARCAHEAGLPPGVFNVVHGFGPDSAGELLTKHPLVRLISFTGETTTGRIILKNAADTLKRTSMELGGKAANLIFASADLDRAVEVTVRAAFFNQGEVCLAGSRLLVERPVYEPFVEKLVAAARALRIGDPLDPETQMGALIAEEHLEKVMGYVEHAKRVATVLTGGKRPDLPHPLDKGYFLEPTVVVDVAPSDKVCQEEIFGPMVAVLPFDTEEEAIALANNTPYGLNAIVQTRDVGQAVRVSAALEVGTVWVNDWFVRDLRVPFGGAKQSGIGREGGHYGYEFYYETKNVCIANR, via the coding sequence ATGGTGGAACCCAAACTGTACAAGGAAACGCTGGAGCGGCTGAAGGCCCTGGGCTTTCCCTTTGAACTGCCCCTCGAGGTCACCCACTACATCGGGGGGGAGTTCGTGAAGGGGGAAAACCCCTTCCCGGTGATCTACCCCGCCACGGGGGAGGTGATCGGTTCCGCCCCCGAGGGCCGGGCCAAGGAGGTGGACCTGGCGGTGGAGGCCGCCCACCGGGCCTTCCAGAGCTGGGGCAAGATGCCCCCCTCGGAGAGGCGGCCCTACCTAAGGCGCTTCGCCGAGAAGATCCGGGAGTACCGCCCGGTCTTTGAGGTGCTGGAGAGCCTGGACGTGGGCCGGCCCATCCGGGAAAACCGCCTGGGGTACGTGGACCGCATGGCCAATAACATAGAGTTCTTCGCCGACTTCGCGGTGACCCACGGCTCCGAGGCCTACCCCATGGAAAACGGCTACATCAACTACGTCCTGCGCTTCCCCGTGGGGGTGGCGGCCCTCATCACCCCCTGGAACATGCCCTCCATGCTGGCCACCTGGAAGATCGGCCCCACCCTGGCCTTCGGGAACACCGCGGTGCTGAAACCCGCGGAGTTCACCCCCTTGGGGGCCTGGCTCCTCGCCCGGTGCGCCCACGAGGCGGGCCTGCCCCCCGGGGTCTTCAACGTGGTCCACGGCTTCGGGCCGGACTCCGCGGGGGAGCTCCTCACCAAGCACCCCCTGGTGCGGCTCATCTCCTTCACCGGGGAGACGACCACGGGGCGGATCATCCTGAAAAACGCCGCGGATACCCTCAAGCGCACCTCCATGGAGCTTGGGGGCAAGGCGGCCAACCTCATCTTCGCCAGCGCAGACCTGGACCGGGCGGTGGAGGTGACGGTGCGGGCGGCCTTCTTCAACCAAGGGGAGGTGTGCCTGGCGGGCTCGAGGCTCCTGGTGGAGCGCCCGGTCTACGAGCCCTTTGTGGAAAAGCTGGTGGCCGCGGCCCGGGCCCTGAGGATCGGGGACCCCCTGGACCCCGAGACCCAGATGGGGGCCCTCATCGCCGAGGAGCACCTGGAGAAGGTCATGGGCTACGTGGAGCACGCCAAGCGGGTGGCCACGGTCCTCACCGGCGGGAAGCGGCCCGACCTTCCCCACCCCCTGGACAAGGGCTACTTTCTAGAGCCCACGGTGGTGGTGGACGTGGCCCCCTCGGACAAGGTCTGCCAGGAGGAGATCTTCGGCCCCATGGTAGCGGTCCTTCCCTTTGACACCGAGGAGGAGGCCATCGCCCTGGCCAACAACACCCCTTACGGCCTGAACGCCATCGTCCAGACCCGGGACGTGGGCCAGGCGGTGCGGGTCTCCGCCGCCCTGGAGGTGGGCACGGTCTGGGTGAACGATTGGTTCGTGCGGGACCTGAGGGTGCCCTTCGGTGGGGCCAAGCAGTCCGGCATCGGCCGCGAGGGGGGGCACTACGGGTACGAGTTCTACTACGAAACGAAGAACGTCTGCATCGCGAACCGCTAG
- a CDS encoding tripartite tricarboxylate transporter substrate binding protein, translated as MNQVRRKLLKDGLTLAGVLALGSRGWAQRYPSRPITLIVPWSPGGSTDLTARALAPVLEKDLGVPVQVVNRTGGGGAVGHGAIAQARPDGYTIGIITLEVVLPPWVAQTKISADMFAPISLLVLNPVAVVVRKDAPWRTFQEFVADLRNNRGRYKASGTAKWGSYDFARLGLLWKLGLKDADLPWVPTQGAAAALQELISGGINVAFVAIGEASALVKAGEARYLAFMTDRRFPAFPDIPTLKELGVDWTFASFLMAAAPKFTLPSVIDRLDKAFAKAVQDPEFVRFMTNANLVINHLDRKASLAFLQERTQAMNQIVQALELKF; from the coding sequence ATGAACCAGGTTCGGCGGAAGCTCTTGAAGGACGGTCTTACCCTGGCCGGAGTCCTGGCTTTGGGATCCAGGGGGTGGGCCCAGCGTTACCCCTCCCGGCCCATCACCCTCATCGTGCCCTGGTCCCCCGGCGGTTCCACCGACCTCACGGCCCGGGCCCTGGCCCCGGTTTTGGAAAAGGACCTGGGGGTCCCTGTCCAGGTGGTGAACCGCACGGGTGGGGGCGGGGCGGTGGGCCACGGGGCCATCGCCCAGGCCCGCCCCGACGGCTACACCATCGGCATCATCACCCTGGAGGTGGTCCTTCCCCCGTGGGTGGCCCAGACCAAGATCAGCGCGGACATGTTCGCGCCCATCTCCCTCCTGGTCCTCAACCCCGTGGCCGTTGTGGTGCGCAAGGATGCGCCTTGGCGGACCTTCCAGGAATTTGTAGCAGATCTGCGAAATAACCGGGGGAGGTACAAGGCCTCGGGTACGGCCAAGTGGGGCTCTTACGATTTTGCCCGCCTGGGCCTGCTCTGGAAGCTCGGCCTCAAGGACGCGGATCTCCCCTGGGTGCCCACTCAGGGGGCGGCCGCGGCCCTGCAGGAGCTCATCTCGGGGGGCATCAACGTGGCCTTTGTGGCCATCGGGGAGGCCAGCGCCCTGGTCAAGGCCGGGGAGGCCCGCTACCTGGCCTTCATGACCGATAGGCGCTTCCCCGCCTTCCCGGACATCCCCACCCTGAAGGAGCTGGGGGTGGACTGGACCTTCGCCTCCTTCCTCATGGCCGCGGCCCCCAAGTTCACCCTGCCTTCGGTGATCGACCGTCTGGACAAGGCCTTTGCCAAGGCGGTGCAGGACCCCGAGTTCGTCCGGTTTATGACCAACGCCAACCTGGTCATCAACCACTTGGACCGCAAGGCCAGCCTGGCCTTCCTGCAGGAGCGGACCCAGGCCATGAACCAGATCGTCCAGGCCTTGGAGCTCAAGTTCTAG
- the dmpG gene encoding 4-hydroxy-2-oxovalerate aldolase, whose translation MSWTLKSARPPVVVDTTLRDGSHAHRHQYTEAEVRAIAKALDEAGVYAIEVAHGDGLGGSSIQYGFSRVDEMRLIRAARESVARAKVAALLLPGIGTRKELKEAVEAGIGMVRIATQCTEADISEQHFGMAKEMGLEAVGFLMMAHMRPPEFLAEQALLMESYGADVVYIVDSAGAMLPQDAYARVRALKEALSRAKVGFHAHNNLGLAMGNTLAALEAGADWVDATLRGYGAGAGNAPLEVLAAVLDKAGLNPGLDVFKLLDAAEYVLGPIQHFQPFPDRDAVAIGYAGVYSTFLLHAKRIGKELGVDPLAILLELGRRQAVAGQEDWILRVALELKEKEAGALAD comes from the coding sequence GTGAGCTGGACCCTAAAAAGCGCCAGGCCCCCGGTGGTGGTGGACACCACCCTTAGGGACGGCTCCCACGCCCACCGCCACCAGTACACGGAAGCGGAGGTGCGGGCCATCGCCAAGGCCCTGGACGAGGCGGGGGTCTACGCCATCGAGGTGGCCCACGGGGATGGGCTTGGGGGGAGCTCCATCCAGTACGGCTTCTCCCGGGTGGACGAGATGCGCCTCATCCGGGCGGCCCGGGAGAGCGTGGCCCGGGCCAAGGTGGCGGCCCTCCTCCTCCCCGGCATCGGCACCCGCAAGGAGCTCAAGGAAGCGGTGGAGGCGGGGATTGGGATGGTGCGCATCGCCACCCAGTGCACGGAGGCGGACATCTCCGAGCAGCACTTCGGCATGGCCAAGGAGATGGGCCTCGAGGCGGTGGGCTTCCTCATGATGGCCCACATGCGCCCCCCCGAGTTCCTGGCGGAGCAGGCCCTCCTCATGGAGTCCTACGGGGCGGACGTGGTCTACATCGTGGACTCCGCCGGGGCCATGCTGCCCCAGGACGCCTACGCCCGGGTCAGGGCCCTGAAGGAGGCCTTAAGCCGGGCCAAGGTGGGCTTCCACGCCCACAACAACCTGGGCCTGGCCATGGGCAACACCCTGGCCGCCCTGGAGGCGGGGGCGGACTGGGTGGACGCCACCCTAAGGGGCTACGGGGCGGGGGCGGGGAACGCCCCCCTGGAGGTCCTGGCCGCGGTCCTGGACAAGGCGGGGCTCAACCCGGGCCTGGATGTCTTCAAGCTCCTGGACGCGGCGGAGTACGTCCTCGGGCCCATCCAGCACTTCCAGCCCTTCCCCGACCGGGACGCGGTGGCCATCGGCTACGCGGGGGTGTACTCCACCTTCCTCCTCCACGCCAAGCGCATCGGGAAGGAGCTCGGGGTGGACCCCCTGGCCATCCTCCTGGAGCTCGGGCGGCGCCAGGCGGTGGCGGGGCAGGAGGACTGGATCCTCCGGGTGGCCCTGGAGCTCAAGGAGAAGGAAGCGGGGGCGCTGGCGGACTAG
- a CDS encoding acetaldehyde dehydrogenase (acetylating) has product MDKVKVAILGSGNIGTDLMYKLLKNPGHMELVALVGIDPKSEGLARARALGLEASPEGIAYILERPEIKIVFDATSAKAHVRHAKLLREAGKIAIDLTPAARGPYVVPPVNLKEHLDKDNVNLITCGGQATIPLVYAVHRVAPVLYAEMVSTVASPSAGPGTRQNIDEFTFTTARGLEAIGGAQRGKAIIILNPADPPILMTNTVRAIPEEEGFDREEVVASVRAMEAEVQAYVPGYRLKADPVFEKLPTPWGEKTVVSMLLEVEGAGDYLPPYAGNLDIMTASARRVGEVFAQHLLGVRREEVQA; this is encoded by the coding sequence ATGGACAAGGTCAAGGTCGCGATTCTAGGCTCGGGCAACATCGGCACGGACCTCATGTACAAGCTCCTCAAGAACCCCGGGCACATGGAGCTGGTGGCCCTGGTGGGGATTGACCCCAAGTCCGAGGGCCTGGCCCGGGCTAGGGCCTTAGGCCTCGAGGCCAGCCCCGAGGGGATCGCCTACATTCTGGAACGCCCGGAGATCAAGATCGTCTTTGACGCCACCAGCGCCAAGGCCCACGTGCGCCACGCCAAGCTCCTGAGGGAGGCGGGGAAGATCGCCATCGACCTCACCCCCGCGGCCCGGGGGCCCTACGTGGTGCCCCCGGTAAACCTGAAGGAACACCTGGACAAGGACAACGTGAACCTCATCACCTGCGGCGGGCAGGCCACCATCCCCCTGGTCTACGCGGTGCACCGGGTGGCCCCCGTGCTCTACGCGGAGATGGTCTCCACCGTGGCCTCCCCCTCCGCGGGGCCCGGCACCCGGCAGAACATCGACGAGTTCACCTTCACCACCGCCCGGGGCCTCGAGGCCATCGGGGGCGCCCAGCGGGGGAAGGCCATCATCATCCTGAACCCCGCAGACCCCCCCATCCTCATGACCAACACCGTGCGGGCCATCCCCGAGGAGGAGGGGTTCGACCGGGAGGAGGTGGTGGCAAGCGTCCGGGCCATGGAGGCCGAGGTCCAGGCCTACGTCCCCGGCTACCGGCTGAAGGCGGACCCGGTGTTTGAAAAGCTCCCCACCCCCTGGGGGGAAAAGACGGTGGTCTCCATGCTCCTGGAGGTGGAGGGGGCGGGGGACTACCTGCCCCCGTACGCGGGGAACCTGGACATCATGACCGCCTCCGCCAGGCGGGTGGGGGAGGTCTTCGCCCAGCACCTCCTCGGGGTCCGGAGGGAGGAGGTGCAGGCGTGA